A DNA window from Haliovirga abyssi contains the following coding sequences:
- a CDS encoding sensor histidine kinase, whose product MEKSERVMKKFNLGFEKNLLEENLKKMSIFSKAFIILGFVLLISHILVNNINSFVFPKLSYTITYGIIIVYSIGWTVFLNNYKIKNIKIAKIINLIFEVGMLTLGAIIALISVNISKEVSAYIIAIFTIASLMYMKFYESIFVFSVGHSIFIIGLLFLQIKTETLIGFYTSTTVAVLLGILIARINFTKKVREFLSNTIIKEKNRELKIVREKIIATENLQTISQIMGKIAHELNSPLAGELYTLKMIKDDLKEKFSENLEIVSILEDLNELEDSLILTKEIVSKLLKYSSQDTHFEENVDIKEVIEYSFKNLEKKYNYDNFKLDKIFKEDFIIFANKVDIVQLIENILENSFESLKNKDVKKISISTYKKDNKKIIEIEDNGMGINEKIIQKIYVPFFTTKYKEKNLGLGLTIGKEILKKYNGEMEIESKKDIYTKVKIIFKDE is encoded by the coding sequence ATGGAGAAATCAGAACGAGTTATGAAAAAATTTAATCTAGGATTTGAGAAGAATTTATTAGAAGAAAATTTAAAAAAAATGAGTATATTTAGTAAAGCATTTATAATATTAGGATTTGTTTTGTTAATATCACATATTCTTGTAAATAATATTAATAGTTTTGTTTTTCCTAAGCTGTCATATACTATAACGTATGGGATAATAATAGTTTATTCTATTGGATGGACCGTTTTTCTAAACAATTATAAAATAAAAAATATAAAAATAGCAAAAATTATTAATTTGATATTTGAAGTTGGAATGTTAACTCTTGGAGCTATAATTGCTCTTATATCTGTTAATATTTCAAAGGAGGTAAGTGCATACATAATAGCTATTTTTACAATTGCCTCATTAATGTATATGAAATTTTATGAGAGTATATTTGTATTTTCGGTAGGACATTCTATTTTTATTATTGGATTATTATTTTTACAAATAAAGACAGAGACCTTAATAGGATTTTATACAAGCACAACAGTAGCAGTTTTATTAGGAATATTAATAGCAAGAATAAATTTCACAAAAAAAGTAAGAGAGTTTTTAAGCAATACAATTATTAAAGAAAAAAATAGAGAATTAAAAATAGTTAGAGAGAAAATAATAGCAACAGAAAATTTACAAACAATTTCTCAAATAATGGGGAAAATAGCACATGAATTAAATAGTCCATTAGCAGGAGAATTATATACTTTAAAAATGATAAAAGATGATTTGAAAGAAAAATTTAGTGAAAATTTGGAAATAGTATCTATACTTGAAGACCTTAATGAACTTGAAGATAGTTTAATATTAACTAAAGAGATTGTGAGTAAATTATTAAAATATAGTAGTCAAGATACACATTTTGAAGAAAATGTAGATATAAAAGAGGTAATAGAGTATAGTTTTAAAAATTTAGAAAAAAAATATAATTATGATAATTTTAAATTAGATAAAATATTTAAAGAGGATTTTATAATTTTTGCTAATAAAGTGGATATAGTTCAATTAATAGAAAATATATTAGAAAATTCTTTTGAAAGTTTAAAAAATAAAGATGTTAAAAAAATTAGTATTTCAACTTACAAAAAAGATAATAAAAAAATAATAGAAATAGAAGATAATGGAATGGGTATAAATGAAAAAATAATACAAAAAATATATGTCCCATTTTTTACAACAAAATATAAAGAGAAAAATTTAGGGCTAGGATTGACAATTGGCAAAGAAATATTAAAAAAATATAATGGAGAGATGGAGATAGAATCTAAAAAAGATATATATACAAAAGTTAAAATTATATTTAAGGATGAATAG
- the waaF gene encoding lipopolysaccharide heptosyltransferase II, whose translation MKKILIIHTAFIGDIVLSTPLIKKIKQKYNNSEIYYLTTTVGGEIVKNNPMLKGVIVYDKKGKDKGLKGLIKIIRDIKNYNFDIAIIPHRYLRSTLIAFLAGIKERIGYSNSEGKLFLTKKIEYVKSVHEVKRLLNLIELSDFKDDKIELYPGKEDIKKVDEIWGKFELDNQKIVVIAPGSKWFTKMWPIEYYNLLLKKLEKLNIKVLLIGGKEEEKLNIIETSNTVNLIGKTKLLELVEIFKRSTVLVSNDSSPLHIAAATDIYIIAIFGATTKELGFYPWTKNYTIIENSNLDCRPCGLHGGNECKEGHFKCMKDISPDEVYDEIVERLERRI comes from the coding sequence ATGAAAAAAATATTAATAATTCATACAGCATTTATAGGGGATATAGTACTTTCTACTCCGCTTATAAAAAAAATAAAACAAAAATATAATAATTCAGAAATATATTATTTGACAACAACTGTAGGTGGCGAAATTGTAAAAAATAATCCTATGCTAAAAGGGGTAATTGTTTATGATAAGAAAGGAAAAGATAAAGGATTAAAAGGGCTTATTAAAATTATAAGAGATATAAAAAATTATAATTTTGACATTGCAATTATACCACATAGATATTTAAGGAGTACGTTAATAGCATTTTTAGCAGGAATAAAAGAGAGAATTGGATATTCTAATAGCGAAGGAAAGCTATTTTTAACTAAAAAAATTGAATATGTAAAGTCAGTTCATGAAGTTAAAAGATTATTAAATTTAATAGAATTATCTGATTTTAAGGATGATAAAATAGAATTATATCCCGGAAAAGAGGATATAAAAAAAGTAGATGAAATTTGGGGGAAATTTGAATTGGATAATCAAAAAATTGTGGTAATTGCTCCAGGTAGTAAATGGTTTACGAAAATGTGGCCAATTGAATATTATAATTTATTATTAAAAAAGCTTGAAAAATTAAATATAAAAGTATTATTAATAGGTGGAAAAGAAGAAGAAAAATTAAATATAATAGAAACTTCAAATACTGTTAACTTAATTGGAAAAACAAAATTATTGGAGTTAGTAGAAATTTTTAAGAGAAGCACTGTACTAGTGTCAAATGATAGCTCTCCATTGCATATTGCTGCAGCTACAGATATTTATATAATAGCAATATTTGGAGCGACTACGAAAGAATTAGGGTTTTATCCGTGGACCAAAAATTATACAATAATAGAAAACAGTAATTTAGATTGCAGACCTTGTGGATTGCATGGTGGGAATGAATGTAAAGAGGGACATTTTAAATGTATGAAAGATATAAGTCCAGATGAAGTATATGATGAAATAGTAGAAAGATTAGAAAGAAGGATATAA
- a CDS encoding glycosyltransferase family 9 protein yields the protein MRILVIRFSSIGDIILTTPVLKKLREKYPNAKIDFLTLDKFKDSISGNKNIDNLILFDKEKYKGINGIYNFSKKYSGQYDIIIDLHSKIRSKLVSKFIGGKVYRYKKRRLWKTILVKLRLIKYKVDNTIVKNYFGALKELDINYEKENLEFNFLENDLKKVEIYNNFIVFATGASKNTKKWPKEYFGELGKILVKEFGKNIILIGSSKEFEENEQIREMVGNKAINLSGKLTLKESGALISKSDFIITNDSGPFHIARGVNSNSFVIFGPTDPNMFEFNKNEVLIYGDEDCSPCSLHGDRECPKGNFKCMMNLTPEDVWEIIKKNIG from the coding sequence TTGAGAATTTTAGTAATAAGATTTAGCTCTATTGGAGATATAATTTTAACAACGCCAGTATTAAAAAAGTTAAGAGAGAAATATCCTAATGCAAAAATTGATTTTTTAACATTAGATAAATTTAAAGATTCAATATCTGGAAATAAGAATATAGATAATTTAATTTTATTTGACAAAGAAAAATATAAAGGTATAAATGGAATATATAATTTTTCTAAAAAATATAGTGGGCAATATGATATTATAATAGATTTACATTCAAAAATAAGGTCAAAATTAGTTTCAAAATTTATTGGCGGAAAAGTATATAGATATAAAAAGAGAAGATTATGGAAAACAATTTTAGTTAAATTAAGATTAATAAAATATAAAGTTGATAATACAATTGTAAAAAATTATTTTGGAGCTTTAAAAGAGTTGGATATTAATTATGAAAAAGAAAATTTAGAATTTAATTTTTTAGAGAATGATTTGAAAAAAGTGGAGATATATAATAATTTTATAGTTTTTGCAACTGGTGCTTCAAAAAATACAAAAAAGTGGCCTAAAGAATATTTTGGAGAGCTTGGTAAAATTTTAGTAAAAGAGTTTGGGAAAAATATAATATTGATTGGAAGTAGTAAAGAATTTGAAGAAAATGAACAAATAAGAGAGATGGTTGGAAATAAAGCAATAAATTTAAGCGGAAAATTAACATTAAAAGAGAGCGGAGCTTTAATATCAAAATCTGATTTTATTATCACAAATGATTCTGGACCTTTTCATATAGCTAGAGGAGTTAATAGTAATTCATTTGTAATATTTGGACCAACTGATCCTAATATGTTTGAATTTAATAAAAATGAAGTTTTAATATATGGAGATGAAGATTGTTCACCATGTTCTTTGCATGGAGATAGAGAGTGTCCTAAAGGGAATTTTAAATGTATGATGAATTTGACTCCTGAAGATGTATGGGAGATAATAAAAAAGAATATTGGTTGA
- the rpmB gene encoding 50S ribosomal protein L28 — MKKCAVCGKGVSHGNQISHSHRVNKRIWKPNLQKATIILEGKKVTTHVCTKCLKTVARV; from the coding sequence TTGAAAAAATGTGCTGTTTGTGGTAAAGGTGTGTCTCACGGAAATCAAATAAGTCACTCACATAGAGTAAATAAACGTATTTGGAAACCAAATTTACAAAAGGCTACAATTATTTTAGAAGGTAAAAAGGTAACAACTCATGTTTGTACTAAATGCCTTAAAACTGTAGCAAGAGTATAA
- the rfaD gene encoding ADP-glyceromanno-heptose 6-epimerase: MILVTGAAGFIGSSIVWELNNMGRDDIIVSDKFHKKDKWKNLIKRKFYDWVDREELFEWLEKNGKKIDIIIHMGANSATTEKDVDFLMKNNYEYTKRLFNFSLENGVRFIYASSAATYGGGENGYNDDEDKISKLQPLNPYGFSKQLFDLWELKQEDKPKQWVGLKFFNVYGPNEYHKDRMASVVYHAYNQAKENGVVKLFKSHKENYKNGEQLRDFVYIKDVTKVIKFFIENENYSGIYNLGTGQARSFYDLAKNTMNSMGIVENIKFIDMPVDIRDKYQYFTEANMDKLKSIGYKEEFYSLEKGIKDYVKNYLMNEDRYL; encoded by the coding sequence TTGATTTTAGTAACAGGAGCAGCAGGATTTATAGGAAGTTCAATAGTTTGGGAATTGAATAACATGGGAAGAGATGATATTATTGTATCGGATAAATTTCATAAAAAAGATAAATGGAAAAATTTAATTAAAAGAAAATTTTATGATTGGGTGGATAGAGAAGAACTTTTTGAATGGTTAGAAAAAAATGGAAAAAAAATTGATATAATTATTCATATGGGAGCAAATTCTGCCACTACAGAAAAAGATGTAGATTTTCTTATGAAAAATAATTATGAGTACACTAAAAGACTTTTTAATTTTAGTTTGGAAAATGGAGTTAGATTTATTTATGCTTCAAGTGCAGCAACTTATGGTGGTGGTGAAAATGGATATAATGATGATGAAGATAAAATATCTAAATTACAGCCATTAAATCCATATGGTTTTTCAAAACAACTATTTGATTTATGGGAATTAAAACAAGAAGATAAGCCTAAACAATGGGTTGGATTAAAATTCTTTAATGTATATGGGCCTAATGAATATCATAAAGATAGAATGGCAAGTGTGGTTTATCATGCATATAATCAAGCTAAAGAAAATGGAGTGGTAAAACTTTTTAAATCTCATAAAGAAAATTATAAAAATGGAGAACAATTAAGAGATTTCGTATATATAAAAGATGTTACTAAAGTTATTAAATTTTTTATAGAAAATGAAAACTATTCAGGAATATATAATTTAGGAACAGGACAAGCAAGAAGTTTTTATGATTTGGCAAAAAATACTATGAATTCAATGGGAATTGTTGAAAATATAAAATTTATAGATATGCCAGTTGATATTAGAGATAAATATCAATATTTTACAGAGGCAAATATGGATAAATTAAAAAGTATTGGATATAAAGAAGAATTTTATTCATTAGAAAAAGGGATAAAAGATTATGTGAAGAATTATTTGATGAATGAAGATAGATATCTTTAG
- a CDS encoding undecaprenyl-diphosphate phosphatase gives MIFKAVLLGLVEGITEFLPVSSTGHMIIVDNFLKLSKNMEFTNAFEIIIQLGAILSVIVYFWKELWPFSGSDEEKKDKWIMWSKVVVAVLPAVVLGLKFDKLIESKLFNAKVVATMLILYGIILIVLEIKNSKKKSFKINSIKEMGFVTAIGIGFFQCLAMVPGTSRSAATIIGGMLLGLNRAIAAEFSFFLAIPTMFGATLLKIVKSGVNFTSSEWGIIGVGFVVSFIVALIVIRWFMDYIKNKDFKIFGYYRIILGIIVLLVLKK, from the coding sequence ATGATATTTAAGGCAGTTTTGTTAGGATTAGTAGAAGGGATAACAGAATTTTTACCAGTTAGTAGTACTGGACATATGATTATTGTGGACAATTTTTTGAAATTATCTAAAAATATGGAATTTACAAATGCTTTTGAAATAATAATTCAATTAGGAGCTATATTGTCAGTAATAGTATATTTTTGGAAAGAGTTATGGCCTTTTTCTGGAAGTGATGAAGAAAAAAAAGATAAGTGGATTATGTGGAGTAAAGTTGTTGTAGCAGTTTTACCAGCAGTAGTTTTAGGATTGAAATTTGATAAATTAATAGAATCAAAACTATTTAATGCAAAAGTTGTAGCAACTATGTTAATTTTATATGGAATAATTTTAATTGTATTAGAGATAAAAAACAGTAAGAAAAAAAGTTTTAAAATAAATTCAATAAAAGAGATGGGATTTGTAACTGCAATTGGGATTGGTTTTTTTCAATGTTTAGCAATGGTACCAGGAACTTCAAGGTCTGCTGCCACAATTATTGGTGGGATGCTTTTAGGATTAAATAGAGCGATTGCAGCAGAATTTTCATTTTTCTTGGCTATTCCAACAATGTTTGGAGCTACACTATTAAAAATAGTAAAATCAGGTGTAAATTTTACAAGCTCAGAATGGGGAATAATTGGAGTAGGATTTGTAGTTTCTTTTATAGTAGCACTTATTGTAATTAGATGGTTTATGGATTACATAAAAAATAAAGATTTTAAAATATTTGGGTATTATAGAATAATATTAGGAATAATTGTGTTATTAGTTTTGAAAAAATAA
- a CDS encoding type IV pilus twitching motility protein PilT: MEIREILERAEELKASDIHIVAGKSPILRVHGELQDMDEERLMPSDCQTLIYSILSELQQKEFEESKELDFSFGIAGLGRYRVNVHMQRGTVAAAIRTIATDIPPLDKLGLPKSVEKFSDYKNGLVLVTGPTGSGKSTTLAAIINKINEEKSSHIITIEDPIEYLHRHKKSIVEQREVKSDTSSFATALKYALRQDPDVILIGELRDLETIEAALTAAETGHLVFGTLHTNDAAQTIDRIVDVFPTNQQPQIRILLSSVIKGVVSQQLIQTVDKKSRVLAAEVLVGTPAVSNLIREAKTHQIYSMIETGARFGMRSMDMSLKDLYERRLISYDDMVKRMRNPNFM, translated from the coding sequence ATGGAAATAAGAGAGATATTGGAACGGGCAGAAGAACTTAAGGCATCAGATATACATATAGTTGCTGGAAAATCACCAATTTTAAGAGTTCATGGAGAATTGCAAGATATGGATGAAGAGAGATTAATGCCAAGCGATTGTCAAACTTTAATATATTCAATATTGAGTGAGCTGCAACAAAAAGAATTTGAAGAAAGTAAAGAGTTAGATTTTTCATTTGGAATAGCTGGTCTGGGAAGATATAGAGTTAATGTGCATATGCAAAGAGGTACTGTAGCTGCAGCAATAAGAACAATAGCTACAGATATACCACCATTGGATAAATTGGGATTGCCTAAAAGTGTAGAAAAATTTTCAGACTATAAAAATGGATTGGTATTGGTAACTGGTCCAACAGGAAGTGGAAAATCAACAACACTTGCAGCTATAATTAATAAAATAAATGAAGAAAAGTCATCACATATAATTACAATAGAAGATCCGATTGAATATTTGCATAGACATAAAAAAAGTATAGTAGAACAAAGAGAAGTGAAATCAGATACTTCTTCATTTGCAACAGCATTAAAATATGCTTTGAGACAAGATCCAGATGTAATATTAATAGGAGAATTAAGAGATTTGGAAACTATAGAAGCAGCTCTTACAGCGGCAGAAACAGGGCATCTTGTATTTGGAACTCTTCATACTAATGATGCTGCACAAACAATAGATAGAATAGTTGATGTGTTTCCTACTAACCAACAACCTCAAATTAGGATTTTATTATCAAGTGTTATTAAAGGTGTAGTTTCACAACAATTAATACAAACAGTTGATAAAAAATCTAGAGTTCTTGCAGCAGAAGTTTTAGTAGGAACTCCAGCAGTATCAAATCTTATAAGAGAAGCTAAAACACATCAAATTTATTCTATGATAGAAACTGGAGCAAGATTTGGAATGAGAAGTATGGATATGTCTTTGAAAGATTTATATGAAAGAAGATTGATATCTTATGATGATATGGTAAAAAGAATGAGAAATCCAAACTTTATGTAG
- a CDS encoding type II secretion system F family protein, translating into MPIYKYKARDRDGLAISGELEVDNEDMLAKKLDRMGYILTSVKETDSLLGKDIFESFRKVKSKNIVEFSVELSTLIEAGVPLLGGLEVLMEQIEDKLLKNIITQVHKDVSGGMSFSEALSKHKKTFPNLYVSMIRAGEATGELDTILKSLAIFLEVNENNRSKVKAAMMYPMAMFGVSFLVVIFLIVVVLPNFVEIFKSAGVKLPLPTRIVLGFSDILITKWIYIILLISGSIYGLVRYYKTDKGRYYIDLLKFKIPIFGNLTKKSEIAMFTRTFGTLIKSSVPILQALDIVKNTAKNKAISVVIENIRNSVRQGGSVSEQLEISGIFPKLVSKMVSVGEDSGALDKMLVKIADFYDTEVENSIKGLTSILEPVMIVGMGLVIGVIVLSVMLPMFDMMQVARR; encoded by the coding sequence ATGCCAATCTATAAATATAAGGCAAGAGACAGAGATGGACTTGCTATATCAGGAGAACTTGAAGTTGATAATGAAGATATGCTTGCAAAAAAATTGGACCGAATGGGGTATATACTGACAAGTGTAAAAGAGACAGACAGTCTTTTAGGAAAAGATATTTTTGAATCATTTAGAAAAGTAAAATCAAAAAATATAGTAGAATTTTCAGTGGAGTTATCTACATTAATAGAAGCAGGAGTTCCTTTGTTAGGTGGATTAGAAGTTTTAATGGAGCAAATAGAGGATAAGCTATTAAAAAATATAATTACACAGGTACATAAAGATGTTAGTGGCGGGATGAGTTTTTCAGAAGCTTTATCAAAGCATAAAAAAACATTTCCAAATTTGTATGTAAGTATGATAAGAGCTGGAGAAGCTACAGGAGAATTAGATACAATATTAAAAAGTTTAGCTATATTTTTAGAGGTTAATGAGAATAATCGTTCTAAAGTTAAGGCGGCAATGATGTATCCAATGGCAATGTTTGGAGTATCATTTTTAGTAGTTATATTCTTAATTGTAGTGGTATTACCAAACTTTGTGGAGATATTTAAAAGTGCAGGAGTGAAACTACCACTTCCTACAAGAATTGTTTTAGGCTTTTCTGATATTCTTATTACAAAATGGATATATATCATATTGTTAATATCTGGTTCTATATATGGATTGGTTAGATATTATAAAACAGATAAAGGCAGATATTATATAGATTTATTAAAATTTAAGATTCCTATTTTTGGAAATTTAACAAAAAAATCAGAAATAGCAATGTTTACTAGAACTTTTGGAACATTAATAAAAAGTAGTGTTCCTATATTACAAGCTTTGGATATAGTAAAAAATACTGCCAAGAATAAAGCTATATCAGTAGTTATAGAAAATATAAGAAATAGCGTTAGACAAGGTGGTAGTGTATCTGAACAATTAGAAATAAGTGGGATTTTTCCTAAATTAGTATCAAAAATGGTATCAGTTGGAGAAGATAGTGGAGCATTAGATAAAATGCTTGTAAAAATAGCTGATTTTTATGATACTGAAGTTGAAAACAGCATAAAAGGATTAACTTCTATATTAGAGCCTGTAATGATAGTCGGGATGGGGCTTGTAATTGGTGTCATAGTGTTATCTGTAATGCTGCCTATGTTTGATATGATGCAGGTTGCAAGACGGTAA
- a CDS encoding YaaR family protein, with protein sequence MAKISKTGIGGSKSFLSKGSALKGSQKNSGASIAKNRVDIKQSPFVDTMNEVEISFAKEDLKESLEDIDKLGKELMENPSVKLLEEYKKNIKAFLKEALKKLYKVDTKVSISNLGRSKKVFINVEKVDKKLEEMTFKFLKQQGDAISLVDSIEEVKGLLYNVIG encoded by the coding sequence ATGGCTAAAATTTCAAAAACAGGAATAGGTGGAAGTAAAAGTTTTTTATCAAAAGGTAGTGCGTTAAAAGGAAGCCAAAAAAATAGTGGAGCGTCTATTGCAAAAAATAGAGTAGATATAAAACAATCACCATTTGTAGACACAATGAATGAAGTAGAAATAAGCTTTGCAAAAGAAGATTTGAAAGAGAGCTTAGAGGATATAGATAAGTTAGGAAAAGAACTTATGGAAAATCCTAGTGTAAAATTATTGGAAGAATATAAAAAAAATATAAAAGCTTTTCTAAAAGAAGCCTTAAAAAAACTATATAAAGTAGATACTAAAGTATCAATTAGTAATTTGGGAAGAAGTAAAAAAGTGTTTATTAATGTGGAAAAAGTGGATAAAAAACTTGAAGAAATGACATTTAAATTTTTGAAACAACAAGGAGATGCAATATCATTAGTTGACTCAATAGAAGAAGTAAAAGGATTATTATATAATGTAATTGGATAG
- a CDS encoding 4Fe-4S dicluster domain-containing protein, translating into MKKLKKVVPYIIIRNCDNTPGCPVIEACPKRLFYYDFKLKKLLLENLDDCIGCGICEVECEHEAVELIEIANNKRIDELKDMDENYILEKSKNLINNYGGVLPKKIDNEKYKKITQKEISKNLNGLIFVYGKWQDESYIGYSILEELEDKFENIYLLNAEEFGKDSVEELPGFWIVKNGVIEGKYNINNIFYVVG; encoded by the coding sequence ATGAAAAAACTGAAGAAAGTAGTTCCATATATTATTATAAGAAATTGTGATAATACACCAGGATGTCCTGTAATAGAGGCTTGCCCAAAGAGACTGTTTTATTATGATTTTAAATTGAAAAAATTATTATTAGAAAATTTAGATGATTGTATTGGGTGTGGAATATGTGAAGTCGAATGTGAACATGAAGCAGTAGAATTAATAGAAATTGCTAATAATAAAAGAATAGATGAATTAAAAGATATGGATGAAAATTATATTTTGGAAAAAAGTAAAAATCTTATAAATAATTATGGTGGAGTTTTACCTAAAAAAATTGATAATGAAAAATATAAAAAAATAACTCAAAAAGAGATTTCTAAGAATTTGAATGGATTAATATTTGTTTATGGGAAATGGCAAGATGAGAGCTATATAGGATATTCTATTTTAGAAGAATTAGAAGATAAATTTGAAAATATATATTTATTAAATGCAGAGGAATTTGGAAAAGATAGTGTAGAGGAATTACCAGGATTTTGGATAGTTAAAAATGGAGTAATTGAAGGGAAATATAATATTAACAATATATTTTATGTTGTTGGGTAA
- a CDS encoding Crp/Fnr family transcriptional regulator, which produces MYKILTKSPLFKGLNEIEIEKVLNSVKFKIKSYEQYESINFRGDRYEELYIIISGSVIGEMLNHSGKVMIVENITAPFPIAPAFLFGNNNNLPINIVANEKLKLLVIPKSSILKMANLNEIFLRNYLNIVCNKASFLAKQLWNNTMNSSLKGKLADYLLTVSKNRAEFELPISLTKLSDFFGVPRPSLSRVFSSLVKDEIIEKIDRKKIKILDREKLLEI; this is translated from the coding sequence ATGTATAAAATATTAACAAAATCACCTTTATTTAAAGGACTAAATGAAATTGAAATTGAAAAAGTTTTAAATTCTGTAAAATTTAAGATAAAATCATATGAGCAATATGAATCTATTAATTTTAGAGGAGATAGATATGAAGAGTTATATATAATTATATCTGGCTCAGTAATTGGTGAAATGTTAAATCATTCAGGAAAAGTTATGATTGTAGAAAATATAACTGCTCCTTTCCCAATTGCACCTGCTTTTTTATTTGGAAATAATAATAATTTGCCAATTAATATTGTAGCTAATGAAAAATTAAAATTATTAGTTATTCCTAAAAGCTCTATTTTAAAAATGGCAAATTTAAATGAAATATTTTTGAGAAACTATCTAAATATTGTGTGTAATAAAGCTAGCTTTTTAGCAAAACAACTTTGGAATAATACTATGAATAGTAGTTTAAAAGGGAAATTAGCCGATTATTTATTAACTGTTTCTAAAAATAGAGCTGAGTTTGAATTACCAATATCTTTAACAAAATTATCAGATTTTTTTGGCGTGCCTCGTCCATCTTTATCTAGAGTTTTTTCATCTCTTGTAAAAGATGAAATTATAGAAAAAATTGATAGAAAAAAGATTAAAATATTAGATCGTGAAAAATTATTAGAAATTTAA
- a CDS encoding ribonucleotide-diphosphate reductase subunit beta yields the protein MKRKKLFNPDGNDNLTERSIIKGNSTNLFNLNNTKYTWATKLYRVMMENFWIPEKVDLTIDGQDYKKLTAPEKKAYDGILSFLVFLDSIQTNNVPKVAEYITAPEITLILSIQTYQEAIHSQSYAYIIESIVPQENRDDIYEFWRDNEVLFNRISFIAEIYQEFHDNPNETTFFKALIADYLLEAVYFYNGFNFFYLLTSRNLMPGTADIIRYINRDELTHVVIFENMIKALKDEFPNIIDEKTVYDMFEMAAKQEIEWTNHIIGNEVLGITKKSTEEYTKYMVNFRLKSLGFKPLYDGYDKNPYAHLEKIADSEGNGDVKANFFESTVTSYNMSSVIEGWDDI from the coding sequence ATGAAAAGAAAAAAATTATTTAATCCAGATGGAAATGATAATCTTACAGAAAGAAGTATAATAAAAGGTAATAGTACAAATCTTTTTAATTTAAATAATACAAAATATACATGGGCAACTAAACTTTATAGAGTTATGATGGAAAATTTTTGGATTCCAGAAAAAGTTGATTTAACAATTGATGGACAAGATTATAAAAAATTAACTGCTCCAGAAAAAAAAGCTTATGACGGCATTTTATCTTTTTTGGTATTTTTAGATAGTATTCAAACAAATAATGTTCCTAAAGTAGCTGAATATATTACAGCTCCAGAAATTACTTTGATATTATCAATTCAAACGTATCAGGAAGCAATTCATAGTCAAAGTTATGCTTATATAATAGAAAGCATTGTCCCTCAAGAAAACAGAGATGACATTTACGAATTTTGGCGTGATAATGAGGTTTTATTTAATAGAATTAGTTTTATTGCTGAAATTTATCAAGAATTTCATGATAATCCTAATGAAACTACATTTTTCAAAGCATTAATTGCTGATTATCTATTAGAGGCCGTTTATTTTTACAATGGATTTAATTTTTTCTATCTATTAACTAGTAGAAATCTTATGCCTGGAACTGCTGATATAATAAGATATATTAATAGAGATGAATTAACTCATGTAGTTATTTTTGAAAATATGATAAAAGCTTTAAAAGATGAATTTCCTAATATAATTGATGAGAAAACAGTTTATGATATGTTTGAAATGGCTGCTAAGCAAGAAATAGAATGGACTAATCATATAATTGGAAATGAAGTTTTAGGAATAACTAAAAAAAGTACAGAGGAATATACTAAATATATGGTTAATTTCAGATTAAAAAGTTTAGGATTTAAGCCACTTTATGATGGATATGATAAAAATCCTTATGCACATTTAGAAAAAATTGCAGATAGTGAAGGTAATGGCGATGTAAAAGCTAATTTCTTTGAAAGTACTGTTACAAGTTATAATATGTCAAGTGTAATTGAAGGCTGGGATGATATTTAA